From Patescibacteria group bacterium, a single genomic window includes:
- a CDS encoding RNA-binding protein, with protein MSQKLYVGNLDFETTEEDLQERFAKAGTVVSAEIIKDRDSGKSRGFGFVEMSSKEEAKKAIELFHQKEFQSRTLTVEEAKPKKDSENENGSDSDSNLETPDLDEEGIPYMR; from the coding sequence ATGAGCCAAAAACTATATGTAGGAAATCTTGATTTTGAAACTACTGAAGAAGATCTCCAAGAACGCTTTGCGAAAGCAGGAACTGTAGTCAGTGCGGAAATAATAAAAGACAGAGACAGCGGCAAATCACGCGGATTTGGCTTTGTCGAAATGTCTAGCAAAGAAGAAGCAAAAAAAGCAATTGAGCTTTTTCACCAAAAAGAATTTCAGAGCAGAACACTAACAGTAGAAGAAGCTAAACCAAAAAAAGACTCGGAGAATGAAAATGGAAGTGATTCCGACAGCAACCTGGAAACACCAGATTTAGACGAAGAGGGCATACCTTATATGAGGTAA
- a CDS encoding FAD-dependent oxidoreductase produces the protein MKTVGIVGAGPAGLFAAQELAQNTNLRIVVFDQGKEVTARSRDDPFDLLHGIGGSGTFSDGKLNFHPQIGGDLFKFMSYEDAWKLVNHIETVFQTYGVEVISTEKEKVRTLERRAAEAGFKFLPIRQAHIGSDHLVELVSTFARNLRKSGVEFQLKTKVTDISTQRNTVAGILTKEGFTKADFVLLAPGRTGCSWTCHLAEKHNLTIHHNPVDIGVRVEVPSIIMEPITNICYDPKFYIRTPTYDDRARTFCVSPNGLVVSETYDGGYVCVNGHALRDSNSPNTNFALLVSINLTQPVESTSDYGESIARLATTIGGGKPLLQSLGDLRRNRRSTWHRLEKSRSDLVPTLTDVTPGDISMALPHRVVTDIKEALSMLSNVIPGLNTNRTLLYAPKLKRYAARIETNTQLETKIENLFVAGDGAGNSRGIVGAAAMGIIAARGIGKELQ, from the coding sequence ATGAAAACAGTGGGAATCGTTGGCGCAGGTCCAGCCGGGCTTTTCGCTGCACAAGAACTAGCTCAAAATACAAACCTACGCATTGTTGTCTTTGACCAAGGCAAAGAGGTAACTGCAAGATCAAGAGACGATCCTTTTGATCTTCTTCACGGCATTGGTGGCTCTGGCACATTTTCTGATGGGAAGTTAAACTTCCATCCCCAAATTGGAGGCGACCTCTTCAAATTTATGTCTTACGAGGACGCTTGGAAGTTGGTAAACCACATCGAAACTGTTTTCCAGACATACGGAGTAGAAGTAATTTCCACTGAGAAGGAAAAGGTCCGTACCTTGGAAAGAAGAGCTGCAGAGGCAGGATTCAAATTCTTGCCTATAAGGCAAGCTCACATTGGTTCCGATCATCTGGTAGAGCTTGTAAGCACCTTCGCCCGCAACCTCCGGAAAAGCGGAGTAGAATTCCAGTTAAAAACTAAGGTAACCGATATTAGTACTCAAAGGAATACAGTAGCTGGAATTTTGACCAAAGAGGGCTTTACCAAAGCCGATTTTGTCCTCCTTGCTCCTGGCAGGACAGGTTGCAGCTGGACGTGCCACCTCGCAGAAAAACACAACCTTACCATTCACCATAACCCAGTAGACATTGGGGTCAGGGTCGAGGTACCAAGCATTATTATGGAACCCATCACCAACATTTGTTACGACCCTAAATTCTACATTAGGACACCAACCTACGACGATCGCGCAAGAACATTTTGCGTCTCGCCAAACGGGCTGGTGGTTAGCGAAACCTACGATGGAGGCTATGTCTGTGTAAATGGCCACGCACTGCGAGACAGCAACTCACCAAACACCAACTTTGCTTTGTTAGTAAGCATAAACCTAACACAGCCAGTAGAAAGTACCTCAGATTACGGAGAATCCATCGCACGCTTGGCTACTACTATTGGAGGGGGGAAGCCGCTTTTACAAAGCCTAGGGGATTTACGAAGGAACAGACGCTCAACATGGCATCGGCTAGAAAAGAGCCGGAGCGATCTTGTTCCCACGCTAACAGATGTCACACCAGGTGATATAAGCATGGCACTACCACATCGCGTTGTCACCGACATCAAAGAGGCTTTGAGCATGCTTTCCAACGTAATTCCGGGACTAAACACCAACAGAACTCTTCTTTACGCGCCAAAACTCAAGCGCTACGCAGCAAGGATTGAAACCAATACTCAATTGGAAACTAAGATTGAAAATCTCTTTGTTGCTGGCGACGGGGCAGGAAATTCGCGTGGGATTGTTGGTGCAGCAGCAATGGGGATCATTGCAGCTAGAGGAATAGGAAAAGAACTACAGTAA
- the xpt gene encoding xanthine phosphoribosyltransferase produces the protein MEALKKRIREEAKNQGSGILNVAGFVNHRIDAPLIFECACRFASIFRSANSGPTVVLTAETSGIGPGLLTASLLSVDLLFARKKIPITMTGQIYKTSAPLHTKESEVMLAVSGDQLGTADRVLIIDDFLATGKTIAALVRIVKQAEAELLGIGALIEKSFEGGRKLLRTKVSTNTPIVSLATIERIDPQPGREIVIAN, from the coding sequence ATGGAAGCACTTAAAAAAAGGATTAGAGAAGAGGCAAAAAACCAAGGATCAGGGATCCTCAACGTAGCAGGGTTTGTCAACCATAGGATTGATGCACCACTGATATTCGAATGCGCCTGTCGGTTTGCCAGCATATTTCGCAGTGCAAACTCAGGACCTACCGTTGTCCTCACTGCAGAAACCTCTGGTATTGGACCTGGTCTGCTCACAGCAAGCCTCCTAAGCGTGGACTTGCTTTTTGCCCGTAAAAAGATCCCCATCACCATGACCGGGCAAATCTATAAAACAAGCGCCCCCTTACATACCAAAGAAAGCGAGGTAATGCTTGCCGTTTCCGGAGACCAATTGGGGACAGCTGACCGTGTCCTAATCATTGACGACTTCCTAGCTACAGGAAAAACAATTGCCGCCTTGGTTCGCATTGTCAAACAGGCTGAAGCAGAACTGCTTGGCATTGGAGCTTTGATTGAGAAAAGCTTCGAGGGCGGGCGGAAGCTCCTACGTACCAAAGTTAGTACCAATACACCCATTGTTTCTCTAGCTACTATAGAAAGAATAGACCCTCAACCAGGAAGAGAAATTGTAATTGCAAACTAG
- a CDS encoding 7-cyano-7-deazaguanine synthase — protein MLGDVNSLIREQVEEIQTRVGKGKAICACSGGVDSTTCAALANKAIGDQLTVIFIDTGFMREREPEQVVAMLKELGLKVELVQVADRFFDALTGVTEPTQQRLIFRTVFYQVFGEALKKVNASYLVQGTIKADTQEAEKGQEQHNVGIDFEKDFSLKVLEPVAALYKDEVRIVGRALGLPPEFTERMPFPGPGLLLRVARGQEITPEKVTLVRQATVIVEKLIKEIQTSPEQPFQAFPVLLPGKARGVLENNKRGFGHIMAIRVVDSKDALTTRPTILPFGLLLRIAGKITTEVKGVTRVLYEITPKPPATIEYN, from the coding sequence ATGTTGGGCGATGTGAACAGCCTCATTCGAGAACAAGTGGAAGAAATCCAAACCAGAGTAGGGAAAGGGAAAGCAATTTGTGCCTGTTCTGGTGGCGTAGATAGCACAACCTGTGCAGCATTAGCAAACAAAGCAATTGGAGACCAACTCACCGTTATCTTCATTGACACCGGCTTTATGAGGGAAAGAGAACCGGAACAAGTTGTGGCAATGCTTAAGGAACTCGGACTGAAAGTAGAACTGGTCCAAGTCGCGGACAGGTTCTTTGATGCCTTGACCGGAGTAACTGAACCCACTCAGCAGCGACTAATTTTCCGCACTGTATTCTACCAAGTTTTTGGAGAGGCATTGAAAAAGGTTAACGCATCCTATCTTGTCCAGGGAACCATCAAAGCAGATACCCAAGAAGCAGAAAAGGGACAAGAACAGCACAACGTAGGAATAGACTTCGAAAAGGATTTTAGCCTGAAAGTTCTTGAGCCGGTTGCAGCGCTCTACAAAGATGAGGTGCGCATAGTTGGGCGCGCACTAGGCTTGCCGCCAGAATTCACAGAGCGGATGCCTTTTCCAGGACCAGGGTTGCTACTCCGAGTAGCAAGAGGCCAAGAAATCACACCAGAAAAGGTAACCCTAGTAAGGCAAGCCACTGTCATTGTAGAAAAGCTCATCAAAGAAATACAAACAAGTCCCGAACAGCCCTTTCAAGCCTTTCCCGTACTCTTACCAGGCAAGGCGCGCGGTGTTCTGGAAAACAACAAACGAGGCTTTGGACACATAATGGCAATCCGCGTTGTGGACAGCAAGGATGCTCTAACAACTCGCCCAACAATCCTTCCCTTTGGATTACTGCTGCGAATAGCAGGCAAAATCACTACAGAAGTCAAAGGCGTAACGCGCGTGCTCTACGAAATAACACCCAAACCCCCAGCAACTATTGAATACAACTAA
- a CDS encoding phosphoribosyltransferase family protein has protein sequence MDFYTLKLCGLTRKLPVVALGPNIKIASFNLLGDAELVEATAYNLQKKVKDLNFDIIAGPEVKVVPLLHSLAKKLGHKRYIVCRKKIHGYMTNPQTLEKKPTLVLNGPDANFIKGKKVLVVDDVVSTGRTLKVMDELIEQSGGEVIANAVVLKQGNEEINNIANPIFLGKLPVFRT, from the coding sequence ATGGACTTTTATACTCTAAAACTTTGCGGTCTTACTCGTAAACTACCAGTTGTTGCTTTGGGACCCAACATAAAAATTGCCTCCTTCAATCTCCTTGGCGACGCTGAGCTAGTAGAAGCAACTGCTTATAATCTTCAAAAAAAAGTAAAAGACCTGAATTTTGATATTATTGCTGGTCCTGAGGTAAAAGTCGTTCCTTTGCTACATTCTCTAGCAAAAAAATTAGGACACAAGCGCTACATAGTTTGCCGAAAAAAGATTCACGGCTATATGACAAATCCCCAAACTCTAGAGAAGAAACCAACTTTAGTTCTTAACGGTCCCGATGCAAACTTCATAAAAGGCAAAAAGGTTTTGGTAGTTGACGACGTAGTCTCCACTGGCAGAACTCTAAAAGTAATGGATGAGCTGATTGAGCAGAGTGGGGGAGAGGTAATTGCCAACGCTGTGGTGTTGAAACAAGGAAACGAAGAAATTAATAACATCGCCAACCCCATTTTTCTTGGTAAGTTACCGGTTTTTAGAACTTAG
- a CDS encoding DUF1846 family protein: MKKCFSTKKYLEAEEAAIRKRLAQAEERLYLEIGGKLLADYHAARTLPGYDPKAKILLLQNLKKDLEIIYCVSAKHLQRGKLRSDFNLTYGDFALRALEKFSQMGLGKPLVAINRYEGEEDAKDFGKHLTNLGYKIYFRNEIRNYPDNIEKILSKKGFGKDPYIPVKKPIVVVNGPGGNSGKLSTCLGQLYHEREQGKHAAYGKLETFPVWNLPLNHPVNIAYEASTADLGDKNAIDPFHLNTHKEQAVNYNRDIEAFPIIKNILDQLFPKGNSLSYSSPTEMGINKLKEGIINDKETREAAKQEIVFYYFRYHEGFLQGTEKEETLQRMKTLMGKLNLKETDRAVVEPARNAATEAKKQKDKGNQGIYCGAALELPNEKIVTGKNSRLMHAEAAVLLNALKESAKIPDEIDLIPEDIIKNLTNFKEETLGESAANLNANEVLLTLSLGKTTNPLAKKALKQTTKLAGLPLHTTHQLGSGNRNALHKLGIWATTDARPTKTDIF; encoded by the coding sequence ATGAAAAAATGTTTTTCAACAAAAAAATACTTAGAAGCAGAAGAAGCTGCAATTCGAAAAAGATTAGCCCAAGCTGAGGAGCGGCTTTACCTAGAAATAGGGGGAAAACTACTAGCTGACTACCATGCGGCAAGAACCCTTCCTGGTTATGACCCCAAAGCGAAGATCTTGCTTCTTCAAAATCTTAAAAAGGACCTGGAAATAATTTATTGCGTTAGTGCCAAGCACCTACAAAGAGGTAAATTACGTAGCGATTTTAACCTAACCTACGGCGACTTCGCGCTCAGAGCTTTGGAAAAATTTAGCCAAATGGGGCTAGGCAAGCCACTGGTAGCAATAAATAGATACGAGGGTGAAGAGGATGCAAAAGACTTTGGAAAACACCTTACAAACCTTGGATACAAAATTTACTTTCGCAACGAAATAAGAAACTACCCAGATAATATTGAAAAAATTCTTAGCAAAAAGGGATTTGGTAAAGACCCCTACATCCCAGTAAAAAAACCAATCGTAGTGGTCAACGGTCCGGGAGGCAACAGCGGAAAGCTCTCTACCTGCCTTGGTCAGCTATACCATGAAAGAGAGCAGGGCAAGCACGCAGCCTACGGAAAACTAGAAACGTTTCCTGTCTGGAATTTGCCACTAAACCATCCAGTCAACATTGCCTACGAAGCTTCTACCGCAGATCTGGGTGATAAAAACGCTATTGACCCTTTCCACCTTAACACCCATAAGGAACAGGCAGTAAATTACAACCGCGATATCGAAGCTTTCCCCATAATCAAAAACATCCTTGATCAGTTGTTTCCGAAGGGAAACAGCTTAAGCTATAGTTCTCCTACCGAAATGGGAATAAACAAACTAAAAGAAGGAATTATTAATGACAAAGAGACACGCGAAGCTGCAAAACAAGAAATAGTTTTCTATTACTTCCGCTACCACGAAGGTTTTTTGCAAGGAACAGAAAAAGAAGAAACTCTCCAAAGAATGAAAACTTTAATGGGAAAACTAAACTTGAAAGAAACAGACAGAGCAGTAGTAGAACCTGCTCGAAACGCAGCAACAGAAGCAAAAAAGCAAAAAGACAAAGGCAATCAAGGTATATACTGCGGAGCTGCTTTAGAGCTTCCAAATGAAAAAATAGTAACAGGGAAAAACTCTCGACTTATGCACGCCGAAGCAGCAGTTCTTCTTAATGCTCTAAAAGAATCAGCAAAAATACCTGACGAAATTGATTTAATTCCAGAAGATATTATCAAAAACCTAACCAATTTCAAGGAAGAAACATTAGGCGAAAGCGCTGCCAACCTGAACGCAAATGAAGTACTCCTAACCCTATCTCTAGGGAAAACAACAAATCCATTAGCAAAAAAAGCTTTGAAACAAACAACTAAATTAGCAGGATTGCCTTTACACACTACCCATCAACTTGGAAGTGGAAACAGGAACGCACTCCACAAACTGGGAATTTGGGCTACAACAGATGCCAGACCAACCAAAACCGACATATTCTAG